In Streptomyces sp. NBC_00433, a single genomic region encodes these proteins:
- the ruvX gene encoding Holliday junction resolvase RuvX, which translates to MRRGRRLGVDVGDARIGVASCDPDGILATPVETVPGRDVPAALRRLADIVTEYEPIEVVVGLPRSLNGTEGPAAAKVRTFARSVAKIIDPVPVRLVDERMTTVTATQGLRASGVKAKKGRSVVDQAAAVIILQSALETERVSGKAPGESVQSFI; encoded by the coding sequence ATGCGGCGCGGCCGCCGGCTCGGTGTCGACGTCGGGGACGCCAGGATCGGGGTCGCCTCCTGCGACCCCGACGGCATCCTCGCCACCCCGGTCGAGACGGTGCCGGGCCGCGACGTGCCCGCGGCCCTGCGCAGGCTCGCCGACATCGTCACCGAGTACGAGCCGATCGAGGTCGTCGTCGGGCTGCCGCGCTCGCTCAACGGCACCGAGGGCCCGGCCGCGGCCAAGGTGCGGACCTTCGCGCGAAGTGTGGCGAAAATCATCGACCCGGTGCCGGTGCGCCTGGTGGACGAGCGGATGACGACCGTGACGGCCACACAGGGGCTGCGGGCGTCCGGTGTGAAGGCGAAGAAGGGACGCTCCGTAGTCGACCAGGCTGCGGCCGTCATCATTCTGCAGAGTGCGCTGGAGACCGAGAGGGTGTCGGGTAAAGCTCCTGGGGAGAGCGTCCAATCCTTCATCTGA
- the mltG gene encoding endolytic transglycosylase MltG, with protein MTDYGRGSGSEPWHPDDPLFGDAYDQGQGYPQQPPQPQGGEWQDPYATGQHQQQYPQQGTGQYPQQQYPQHQQQYPVQQPQQHDTGQYQQQPQQQYPQQGGYGYDTGSHATYDTGSHPTGGYPAQDPYGGQQPDYYGQGGGYQQQPQQYHQQPGPGMQQPQQPGPGMQQPQQPQPSQGPQPGHPAAGQAGQARLQQPGPGGRPQEPGARPLRTAPGNTGEWNPDEDSDPREHAFFADRDDHDDDDHTPAGGESGGRRAGKNQPKGGKKRRSGCACLTVLLVLGGGLAGGVYYGYGVYQDHFGPAPDYSGNGTGSVQVEIPKGSTLTTMGNLLKKAGVVKSVDAFTAAARGNPKGQSIQAGVYLLNKNMSAAAAVTMMLDPKSQNSMIISEGMRDKQIYAAIDKQLALKPGTTEGVAHAKAKSLGLPDWADTSSKVKDPLEGFLFPSRYSVAKGMKPEDLLKQMIGSAKEQFAQFDLAGEAKKQGLSSPYQLLTVASLVQAEGKTDDDFRKMAKVIYDRLLPSNKQQTNFLLQFDSTYNYIKNTSDTSIALKDIHGLKDTYNTYRYKGLTPGPIGNPGIKALKAAMDPDSGPWYFFISLDGKTTRFTETLAEFNKIKGE; from the coding sequence ATGACTGACTATGGCCGGGGCTCCGGCTCCGAACCGTGGCACCCGGACGACCCGCTGTTCGGCGATGCGTACGACCAGGGCCAGGGGTACCCGCAGCAGCCGCCGCAGCCGCAGGGAGGCGAGTGGCAGGACCCGTACGCCACAGGTCAGCATCAGCAGCAGTACCCGCAGCAGGGCACCGGCCAGTACCCCCAGCAGCAGTACCCGCAGCACCAGCAGCAGTACCCGGTGCAGCAGCCGCAGCAGCACGACACGGGCCAGTACCAGCAGCAGCCCCAGCAGCAGTATCCGCAGCAGGGCGGCTACGGCTACGACACCGGCTCGCACGCGACGTACGACACCGGTTCGCACCCGACCGGCGGCTACCCCGCCCAGGACCCGTACGGCGGCCAGCAGCCCGACTACTACGGCCAGGGCGGCGGCTACCAGCAGCAGCCGCAGCAGTACCACCAGCAGCCTGGCCCCGGTATGCAGCAGCCCCAGCAGCCGGGCCCCGGCATGCAGCAGCCGCAGCAACCCCAGCCGTCGCAGGGCCCGCAGCCAGGCCACCCCGCAGCGGGGCAGGCCGGACAGGCGCGGCTCCAGCAGCCGGGCCCCGGCGGGCGCCCGCAGGAGCCGGGCGCCAGGCCGCTGCGCACCGCCCCCGGCAATACCGGCGAGTGGAATCCCGACGAGGACTCCGACCCGCGCGAGCACGCCTTCTTCGCCGACCGCGACGACCACGACGATGACGACCACACCCCGGCCGGCGGCGAGAGCGGCGGCCGGCGGGCCGGCAAGAACCAGCCCAAGGGCGGCAAGAAGCGCCGCAGCGGCTGCGCCTGCCTGACCGTCCTGCTGGTGCTCGGCGGCGGCCTCGCCGGCGGTGTCTACTACGGCTACGGCGTCTACCAGGACCACTTCGGCCCCGCCCCCGACTACTCGGGCAACGGCACCGGCTCGGTCCAGGTCGAGATCCCCAAGGGCTCGACCCTGACCACCATGGGCAACCTGCTCAAGAAGGCCGGCGTGGTCAAGAGCGTCGACGCCTTCACGGCCGCGGCCCGCGGCAACCCCAAGGGCCAGAGCATCCAGGCCGGTGTCTACCTGCTCAACAAGAACATGTCCGCGGCGGCGGCCGTCACGATGATGCTCGACCCCAAGTCGCAGAATTCCATGATCATAAGCGAGGGCATGCGCGACAAGCAGATCTACGCCGCCATCGACAAGCAGCTCGCGCTCAAGCCCGGCACCACCGAGGGCGTCGCCCACGCCAAGGCGAAGAGTCTCGGCCTGCCCGACTGGGCCGACACATCGAGCAAGGTCAAGGACCCGCTGGAGGGCTTCCTCTTCCCGTCCCGCTACAGCGTGGCCAAGGGCATGAAACCCGAGGACCTGCTGAAGCAGATGATCGGCTCGGCCAAGGAGCAGTTCGCGCAGTTCGACCTGGCCGGCGAGGCGAAGAAGCAGGGCCTGAGCAGCCCGTACCAGCTGCTCACCGTCGCCAGCCTGGTGCAGGCCGAGGGCAAGACCGACGACGACTTCCGCAAGATGGCCAAGGTCATCTACGACCGGCTGCTGCCCAGCAACAAGCAGCAGACCAACTTCCTGCTGCAGTTCGACTCGACGTACAACTACATCAAGAACACCAGCGACACGTCGATCGCCCTCAAGGACATCCACGGGCTCAAGGACACCTACAACACGTACCGGTACAAGGGCCTGACTCCGGGGCCGATCGGCAACCCCGGCATCAAGGCGCTGAAGGCCGCGATGGACCCGGACTCCGGGCCCTGGTACTTCTTCATCTCGCTGGACGGCAAGACCACCCGGTTCACCGAGACGCTGGCCGAGTTCAACAAGATCAAGGGCGAGTAG
- a CDS encoding shikimate dehydrogenase — protein MNSTAPPSGTRRAAVLGSPIAHSLSPVLHRAAYAAMGLAGWRYDRFEVDEDALPGFLDGLDPAEWAGLSLTMPLKRAVIPLLDSVSDTAASVEAVNTVVLGADGRRSGDNTDIPGMLAALRERGITTVPSAAILGAGATASSALAALSRICTGEVTAYVRGPARAAEMREWGTRLGVTVRTADWADAAKALDEPLVVATTPAGAADHLAAAVPDRPGALFDVLYHPWPTPLAGAWTRRGAPVVSGLDLLVHQAVLQVEQHTGHGDVPLPAMRAAGESALGGH, from the coding sequence GTGAACAGCACAGCTCCGCCTTCGGGCACCCGCCGCGCCGCCGTTCTCGGCTCGCCCATCGCGCACTCGCTGTCCCCGGTCCTGCACCGGGCCGCGTACGCCGCGATGGGCCTGGCCGGCTGGCGCTACGACCGCTTCGAGGTCGACGAGGACGCCCTGCCCGGCTTCCTCGACGGCCTCGACCCGGCCGAGTGGGCAGGCCTGTCGCTGACGATGCCGCTCAAGCGGGCGGTGATCCCGCTGCTCGACAGCGTCAGCGACACCGCCGCCTCGGTGGAGGCCGTCAACACCGTCGTCCTCGGCGCCGACGGCCGCCGCAGCGGCGACAACACCGACATCCCCGGCATGCTCGCCGCCCTGCGCGAACGCGGCATCACCACGGTGCCGTCCGCAGCGATCCTCGGCGCCGGCGCCACCGCGTCCTCCGCGCTGGCCGCGCTCTCCCGCATCTGCACCGGCGAGGTGACGGCGTACGTACGCGGCCCGGCGCGCGCCGCCGAGATGCGGGAGTGGGGTACGCGCCTCGGCGTCACCGTACGCACCGCCGACTGGGCCGATGCCGCGAAGGCGCTGGACGAGCCGCTGGTCGTCGCCACCACCCCGGCCGGCGCCGCCGACCACCTGGCCGCCGCCGTCCCCGACCGCCCCGGCGCCCTCTTCGACGTCCTCTACCACCCCTGGCCGACCCCGCTGGCCGGCGCCTGGACCCGCCGCGGCGCCCCGGTCGTCAGCGGCCTCGACCTGCTCGTCCACCAGGCCGTACTCCAGGTCGAACAGCACACCGGCCACGGCGACGTACCACTGCCGGCGATGCGCGCGGCCGGCGAGTCGGCGCTCGGCGGGCACTGA
- the aroC gene encoding chorismate synthase, translating to MSRLRWLTAGESHGPALVATLEGLPSGVPVTTEMVGDALARRRLGYGRGARMKFERDEVTFLGGVRHGLTMGSPVAVMVGNTEWPKWEQVMAADPVDPEILAGLARNAPLTRPRPGHADLAGMQKYDLDEARPVLERASARETAARVALGAVARSYLKETAGIEIVSHVVELAGAKAPYGVLPVPGDEARLDADPVRCFDPDASEAMVAEIDQAHKDGDTLGGVVEVLAYGVPVGLGSHVHWDRRLDSRLAGALMGIQAIKGVEVGDGFDLARVPGSQAHDEILPGPDGVRRASGHSGGTEGGMSTGELLRVRAAMKPIATVPRALATIDTATGEAAQAHHQRSDVCAVPAAGIVAEAMVALVLADAVAEKFGGDSVAQTRRSVRGYLDHLVVR from the coding sequence TTGAGCAGGTTGCGCTGGCTGACCGCGGGGGAGTCGCACGGCCCCGCACTCGTCGCGACGCTGGAGGGGCTGCCCTCCGGAGTGCCCGTCACCACCGAGATGGTGGGCGACGCGCTCGCCCGGCGCAGGCTCGGCTACGGTCGCGGCGCGCGGATGAAGTTCGAGCGCGACGAGGTCACCTTCCTCGGCGGTGTGCGGCACGGGCTCACCATGGGCAGCCCGGTGGCGGTGATGGTCGGCAACACCGAGTGGCCCAAGTGGGAGCAGGTGATGGCCGCCGACCCGGTCGACCCCGAGATCCTCGCCGGCCTGGCACGCAACGCGCCGCTGACCCGGCCCCGCCCCGGCCACGCCGACCTCGCCGGCATGCAGAAGTACGACCTGGACGAAGCCCGCCCGGTGCTGGAGCGCGCCAGCGCCCGCGAGACCGCGGCCAGGGTCGCACTCGGCGCGGTCGCCCGCTCCTACCTCAAGGAGACCGCGGGCATCGAGATCGTCTCCCACGTGGTGGAGCTGGCCGGCGCCAAGGCCCCGTACGGCGTGCTGCCGGTGCCCGGCGACGAGGCCAGGCTCGACGCCGACCCGGTGCGCTGTTTCGACCCGGACGCCAGCGAGGCGATGGTCGCCGAGATCGACCAGGCGCACAAGGACGGCGACACCCTCGGCGGTGTCGTCGAGGTCCTCGCCTACGGCGTGCCCGTCGGCCTCGGCTCGCACGTCCACTGGGACCGCAGGCTCGACTCCCGGCTCGCCGGCGCCCTGATGGGCATCCAGGCCATCAAGGGCGTCGAGGTCGGCGACGGCTTCGACCTCGCCCGCGTCCCCGGCTCCCAGGCGCACGACGAGATCCTGCCGGGCCCCGACGGCGTCCGCCGCGCCTCCGGCCACTCCGGCGGCACCGAGGGCGGCATGAGCACCGGCGAACTGCTCAGGGTGCGCGCCGCGATGAAGCCCATCGCGACCGTCCCGCGCGCGCTGGCCACCATCGACACCGCCACCGGTGAGGCCGCCCAGGCCCACCACCAGCGCTCCGACGTCTGCGCGGTGCCCGCCGCGGGCATCGTCGCCGAGGCCATGGTCGCCCTGGTGCTCGCCGACGCCGTCGCCGAGAAGTTCGGCGGCGACTCCGTCGCACAGACCCGGCGCAGCGTCCGCGGCTACCTCGACCACCTGGTCGTCCGGTGA
- a CDS encoding shikimate kinase, with protein MTAPAGPPAVVLVGPPGAGKTTVGRILADRLGVGYRDTDADIEAAAGSPIPDIFIDQGEPHFRDLERTAVRDALAGHGGVLSLGGGAIMDETTRALLRGLPVVFLDVGLHAAVRRVGLDAPRPLLAVNPRQSWRDLMEKRRPLYTEVARVVVGTDEGTPEDVAEAVLHALQLKDA; from the coding sequence GTGACCGCCCCCGCCGGCCCCCCGGCCGTCGTCCTCGTCGGGCCGCCGGGAGCGGGCAAGACCACGGTCGGCCGCATCCTCGCCGACCGGCTCGGCGTCGGCTACCGCGACACCGACGCCGACATCGAGGCGGCCGCGGGCAGCCCCATCCCCGACATCTTCATCGACCAGGGCGAGCCGCACTTCCGCGATCTGGAGCGCACCGCCGTCCGGGACGCGCTCGCCGGCCACGGCGGGGTGCTGTCGCTCGGCGGCGGCGCGATCATGGACGAGACCACCCGGGCGCTGCTGCGCGGGCTGCCGGTGGTCTTCCTCGACGTCGGCCTGCACGCGGCCGTCCGCCGGGTCGGCCTCGACGCGCCACGCCCGCTGCTCGCGGTCAACCCCCGGCAGAGCTGGCGCGACCTGATGGAAAAGCGCCGCCCCCTCTACACCGAGGTCGCCAGGGTCGTCGTCGGCACCGACGAGGGCACCCCCGAGGACGTGGCCGAAGCCGTCCTCCACGCACTCCAGTTGAAGGACGCATGA
- the aroB gene encoding 3-dehydroquinate synthase, which yields MSENRPQTAPPVRITVAGTAGTQAYDVLIGHQLLGELPGLIGSKAGGPPAAGKGRVAVLHPEALAGTGEAVREDLAEQGYEAITIQLPNAEEAKTAEVAAYCWKALGQTGFTRTDVIVGVGGGATTDLAGFVAATWLRGVRWIAVPTTVLGMVDAAVGGKTGINTAEGKNLVGAFHPPAGVLCDLAALDSLGEHDYVSGLAEIIKAGFIADPVILDLIEADPQAARSPRYAHTAELIERAIRVKAEVVSSDLKESGPREILNYGHTLAHAIEKNERYNWRHGAAVSVGMVFAAELGRLAGRLDDATADRHRAVLGAVGLPLTYRGDQWPRLLETMRVDKKSRGDLLRFIVLDGLGKPTVLEGPDPAVLLAAYGEVSA from the coding sequence ATGAGCGAGAACCGTCCCCAGACCGCGCCCCCCGTCCGCATCACCGTCGCGGGCACCGCGGGCACGCAGGCCTACGACGTACTGATCGGCCACCAACTGCTCGGCGAACTGCCCGGGTTGATCGGATCGAAGGCTGGGGGTCCCCCCGCCGCAGGTAAGGGGAGGGTCGCCGTACTGCACCCCGAGGCGCTGGCCGGCACCGGCGAGGCGGTACGCGAGGACCTCGCGGAGCAGGGCTACGAGGCGATCACCATCCAGCTGCCCAACGCCGAGGAGGCCAAGACCGCCGAGGTCGCCGCCTACTGCTGGAAGGCACTCGGCCAGACCGGCTTCACCCGCACCGACGTCATCGTCGGCGTCGGCGGCGGCGCCACCACCGACCTGGCCGGCTTCGTCGCCGCGACCTGGCTGCGCGGGGTGCGCTGGATCGCCGTCCCCACCACCGTGCTCGGCATGGTCGACGCGGCCGTCGGCGGCAAGACCGGCATCAACACCGCCGAGGGCAAGAACCTGGTCGGTGCCTTCCACCCGCCCGCCGGAGTGCTCTGCGACCTGGCCGCACTCGACTCGCTCGGCGAGCACGACTACGTCAGCGGCCTCGCCGAGATCATCAAGGCCGGCTTCATCGCCGACCCGGTGATCCTCGACCTCATCGAAGCCGACCCGCAGGCCGCCCGCAGCCCGCGGTACGCGCACACCGCCGAGCTGATCGAACGCGCGATCCGCGTCAAGGCAGAGGTCGTCTCCAGCGACCTCAAGGAGTCCGGGCCCCGCGAGATCCTCAACTACGGCCACACCCTGGCGCACGCCATCGAGAAGAACGAGCGCTACAACTGGCGGCACGGTGCCGCCGTCTCCGTCGGCATGGTCTTCGCCGCGGAGCTGGGCCGGCTCGCCGGCCGCCTCGATGACGCCACCGCCGACCGCCACCGCGCCGTCCTCGGCGCGGTCGGCCTGCCGCTGACCTACCGCGGCGACCAGTGGCCCCGGCTGCTGGAGACCATGCGGGTCGACAAGAAGTCCCGCGGCGACCTGCTGCGCTTCATCGTCCTGGACGGCCTCGGCAAGCCCACGGTCCTCGAAGGCCCCGACCCGGCGGTCCTGCTCGCCGCCTACGGGGAGGTGTCCGCGTGA
- a CDS encoding 3-dehydroquinate dehydratase, producing the protein MTRPVLVLNGPNLGRLGSREPDVYGSTSYAGLVEECRKVGADLGFDVEVRETNDEAELIGWLHEAADGRIPVVLNPGAFTHYSYGLRDAAAQRTAPLIEVHISNPYAREAFRHTSVIAAVASGTIAGFGLASYRLALQSLSTPTPS; encoded by the coding sequence GTGACCCGCCCGGTCCTGGTGCTCAACGGCCCCAACCTCGGCCGCCTCGGCTCCCGCGAGCCCGACGTCTACGGCTCCACGTCCTACGCGGGCCTCGTCGAGGAGTGCCGCAAGGTCGGCGCCGACCTCGGCTTCGACGTCGAGGTCCGCGAGACCAACGACGAGGCCGAACTGATCGGCTGGCTCCACGAAGCGGCCGACGGCCGCATCCCCGTCGTCCTCAACCCGGGTGCCTTCACGCACTACTCCTACGGCCTGCGCGACGCAGCGGCCCAGCGCACGGCGCCGCTCATCGAGGTCCACATCTCCAACCCCTACGCCCGCGAGGCCTTCCGCCACACCTCCGTCATCGCCGCGGTGGCCTCCGGCACGATCGCAGGCTTCGGCCTCGCCTCCTACCGCCTGGCCTTGCAGTCCCTGTCCACCCCCACCCCGTCCTAG
- a CDS encoding ATP-binding protein, with protein MQHAVGAPQPGGGPTPPVVSVTGHFPLPAAAPVQMPAPEGNGSLSGGAHGPVAVLLIGAAGAGKTTIARHWADHRGAPTAHISLDDVREWVRAGFADPQAGWNEHSEAQYRLARRTCGFAARSFLANGVSCIIDDAVFPDRPAVGLGGWKRHVGPGLLPVVLLPGLDIVLTRNAERTGNRRLSDEEVARIHGRMAGWYGSGLPIIDNSHLDVAAAAAALDRVVARSIQGPPVW; from the coding sequence ATGCAGCACGCTGTGGGGGCGCCGCAGCCCGGCGGGGGGCCGACGCCGCCCGTCGTAAGCGTCACCGGGCACTTCCCGCTGCCCGCGGCGGCCCCCGTGCAGATGCCCGCGCCGGAAGGCAACGGCTCGCTGTCCGGCGGCGCGCACGGCCCGGTGGCCGTCCTGCTGATCGGCGCCGCGGGCGCGGGCAAGACCACGATCGCCCGGCACTGGGCGGACCACCGGGGCGCCCCGACCGCGCACATCAGCCTCGACGACGTACGCGAATGGGTCCGGGCCGGCTTCGCCGACCCGCAGGCCGGGTGGAACGAGCACTCCGAGGCGCAGTATCGCCTCGCCCGCCGCACCTGCGGCTTCGCGGCCCGCAGCTTCCTGGCCAACGGCGTGTCCTGCATCATCGACGACGCCGTCTTCCCCGACCGCCCCGCGGTCGGCCTCGGCGGCTGGAAGCGGCACGTCGGCCCCGGCCTGCTCCCGGTGGTCCTGCTGCCCGGCCTGGACATCGTCCTCACCCGCAATGCCGAGCGCACCGGCAACCGGCGGCTCTCCGACGAGGAGGTCGCCCGTATCCACGGGCGCATGGCCGGCTGGTACGGATCGGGCCTCCCCATCATCGACAACTCCCACCTCGACGTCGCCGCGGCCGCCGCGGCCCTCGACCGCGTCGTGGCCCGCAGCATCCAGGGCCCCCCGGTCTGGTGA
- a CDS encoding aminopeptidase P family protein, translating to MAEVHATRRDRLRERCAAAGLGAALVTRPANVRYLAGCAPPGSALLVGPGPEDTLVHLRPPPDDQGEADPDDLRSTVLASPDGDAAVAAATLAREQHADSLAVEEHHLTVARHRAIGSVADALLLSDLGGAVEQLRLVKDEHEIAALRIAAEIADQALGELLESILVGRTERHLALELERRLVDHGADSAAFPTSVGTGPHSGTARHVPTDRRVEEGDFLTVRLGACYRGYRCEVGRTFVIGTAPAGWQIDLYDLVFNAQRAGREALAPGVACRDVDRATRQPLVAAGHGDGVAQWSGHGVGLEIDEDPQLSPAAMGKLDACVPVTVEPGVHLPGRGGVRIDDTLVVRPLADGGPELLTITTKELLAL from the coding sequence ATGGCCGAGGTGCATGCGACCCGCAGGGACCGGCTGCGCGAGCGGTGCGCGGCGGCAGGGCTGGGTGCCGCGCTGGTGACGCGGCCGGCGAACGTACGGTATCTGGCCGGGTGCGCGCCGCCCGGGTCCGCGCTGCTCGTCGGGCCGGGTCCCGAGGACACCCTCGTGCATCTGCGGCCGCCGCCGGACGACCAGGGCGAGGCCGACCCGGACGACCTGCGCTCGACGGTGCTGGCGTCGCCCGACGGCGACGCGGCCGTCGCCGCCGCGACACTGGCCCGGGAGCAGCACGCGGACTCCCTCGCCGTCGAGGAGCACCACCTCACCGTGGCGCGCCACCGCGCCATCGGCTCGGTGGCGGACGCCCTGCTGCTGTCCGACCTCGGCGGAGCCGTCGAGCAGCTGCGGCTGGTCAAGGACGAGCACGAGATCGCCGCGCTGCGGATAGCCGCGGAGATCGCCGACCAGGCGCTCGGCGAGCTGCTGGAGTCGATCCTGGTCGGCCGCACCGAACGGCACCTGGCGCTGGAGCTGGAGCGGCGGCTGGTCGACCACGGCGCCGACAGCGCCGCCTTCCCCACTTCCGTGGGCACCGGCCCGCACTCCGGGACGGCCCGGCACGTGCCGACCGACCGGCGGGTCGAGGAGGGCGACTTCCTCACGGTCCGCCTCGGCGCGTGCTACCGCGGTTACCGCTGCGAGGTGGGCCGCACCTTCGTGATCGGTACGGCTCCGGCCGGCTGGCAGATCGATCTGTACGACCTGGTCTTCAACGCCCAGCGGGCCGGCCGTGAGGCCCTGGCACCCGGTGTGGCCTGCCGGGACGTCGATCGGGCGACCCGCCAGCCGCTGGTCGCCGCGGGGCACGGGGACGGGGTGGCGCAGTGGTCGGGGCACGGTGTGGGCCTGGAAATCGACGAGGACCCTCAGTTGTCACCTGCGGCCATGGGTAAACTGGACGCTTGCGTGCCGGTCACCGTCGAACCGGGGGTCCACCTTCCGGGCCGCGGCGGCGTCCGCATCGACGACACACTCGTCGTACGCCCCCTGGCGGACGGCGGGCCCGAGCTACTCACCATCACGACCAAGGAACTCCTCGCCCTGTGA
- the efp gene encoding elongation factor P, with amino-acid sequence MATTNDLKNGLVLKLDSGQLWTVVEFQHVKPGKGPAFVRTKLKHVLSGKVVDKTFNAGVKVETANVDKRGMQFSYKDGTDFVFMDTETYDQITVTPEVVGDAANYLLEGFEAVVAMYEGAPLYIELPASVELVIEYTEPGVQGDRSTGGSKPARLETGYEIGVPLFITTGEKVKVDTRTGDYLGRVNS; translated from the coding sequence GTGGCCACCACGAACGACCTCAAGAACGGCCTCGTGCTCAAGCTCGACAGCGGCCAGCTCTGGACCGTAGTCGAGTTCCAGCACGTCAAGCCCGGCAAGGGCCCCGCCTTCGTGCGCACCAAGCTGAAGCACGTGCTCTCCGGGAAGGTCGTCGACAAGACCTTCAACGCGGGTGTGAAGGTCGAGACCGCCAACGTCGACAAGCGCGGCATGCAGTTCTCCTACAAGGACGGCACCGACTTCGTCTTCATGGACACCGAGACCTACGACCAGATCACGGTCACCCCCGAGGTCGTCGGCGACGCCGCCAACTACCTGCTCGAAGGCTTCGAGGCCGTCGTGGCGATGTACGAGGGCGCGCCGCTCTACATCGAGCTGCCCGCCTCCGTCGAGCTGGTCATCGAGTACACCGAGCCCGGTGTGCAGGGCGACCGCTCCACCGGCGGCTCCAAGCCGGCGCGGCTGGAGACCGGCTACGAGATCGGTGTCCCGCTGTTCATCACCACGGGTGAAAAGGTGAAGGTCGACACCCGTACGGGCGACTACCTCGGCCGGGTGAACAGCTAA
- the nusB gene encoding transcription antitermination factor NusB, with protein sequence MAARNKARKRAFQILFEAEQRGADPVTVMADWIRLARTDDRQPPVTEYTMQLVEGYTAHAAPIDDLLSAHAVGWALDRMPVVDRNVLRLGAYELIWEDDVPDAVVLDEAVQLAKEFSTEESPSFVNGLLGKLMELKPTLPR encoded by the coding sequence GTGGCTGCCCGGAACAAGGCCCGCAAGCGTGCCTTCCAGATCCTCTTCGAGGCGGAACAGCGGGGTGCAGACCCGGTGACCGTCATGGCGGACTGGATCCGGCTCGCCCGGACCGACGACCGGCAGCCGCCGGTCACCGAGTACACGATGCAGCTGGTCGAGGGGTACACGGCACATGCCGCGCCGATCGACGACCTGCTGTCCGCGCACGCGGTGGGCTGGGCGCTGGACCGCATGCCGGTGGTGGACCGCAACGTGCTGCGGCTCGGCGCCTACGAGCTGATCTGGGAGGACGACGTCCCGGACGCGGTCGTGCTGGACGAGGCGGTGCAGCTCGCCAAGGAGTTCTCCACGGAGGAGTCGCCGTCGTTCGTCAACGGCCTGCTCGGCAAGCTGATGGAGCTGAAGCCGACACTGCCGCGGTAG